One Carassius gibelio isolate Cgi1373 ecotype wild population from Czech Republic chromosome A20, carGib1.2-hapl.c, whole genome shotgun sequence DNA segment encodes these proteins:
- the wdr20b gene encoding WD repeat-containing protein 20 isoform X2 encodes MWKMASEGGGKESNEIKTQFSTREGVYKLLPNSEYSRPNRVSFNSQGSNPVKVSFVNVNDQSGNGERICFNVGRELYFYIYKGVRKAADLSKPVDKRMYKGTLPTCHDSNVLTATAESVSLLVGFSTGD; translated from the exons ATGTGGAAGATGGCGTCGGAGGGAGGTGGGAAGGAGTCGAACGAAATTAAAACTCAGTTCAGCACACGGGAGGGCGTTTATAAACTCCTGCCGAACTCCGAGTACAGCCGACCGAACCGCGTGTCGTTCAACtcgcagggctcgaacccggtgAAAGTCTCGTTCGTGAACGTGAACGACCAATCCGGTAACGGCGAGAGAATCTGTTTCAATGTGGGCCGGGagctttacttttacatttataaaggCGTCAGGAAG GCCGCTGACTTGAGCAAACCTGTAGACAAGCGGATGTATAAGGGAACACTTCCCACGTGTCACGACTCTAACGTGCTGACCGCCACAGCGGAGAGCGTCTCGCTGCTCGTGGGCTTCTCTACAGG AGACTAA
- the wdr20b gene encoding WD repeat-containing protein 20 isoform X1, whose amino-acid sequence MWKMASEGGGKESNEIKTQFSTREGVYKLLPNSEYSRPNRVSFNSQGSNPVKVSFVNVNDQSGNGERICFNVGRELYFYIYKGVRKAADLSKPVDKRMYKGTLPTCHDSNVLTATAESVSLLVGFSTGQVQLIDPIKKETSKLFNEDRLIEKSLVTCLKWVPGSEQLFLVSHSSGCLYLYNVEHTCGTTPPHYQLLKQGESYAVHTNKSKSARNPLLRWTVGEGAVNEFAFSPDGKFLACAGQDGFLRVFCFDTAELQGSMKSYFGGLLCVCWSPDGRYIVTGGEDDLVTVWSFSDSRVIARGRGHKSWVSVVAFDHCITSVQDCEEFCASDEDFQDQVQFNGSRERANSAQSRLSNRNSTDGRGVSVTYRFGSVGQDTQLCLWDLTEDILFPLSRTRTLTNAMSGETGTISNGNNSMNSPLPRSNSLPHSSGSSPSGKPANSIVESVNKFATLALHEMRKEPTQEKEHKRNHSISYIGNKSSDKLNQIIGARAAKTQAAKTLGTSWCPRMEEIPLLEPLVCKKISQERLTVLIFLEDCLVTACQEGFVCTWARPGKAGLLLSQNPANSPGGTVV is encoded by the exons ATGTGGAAGATGGCGTCGGAGGGAGGTGGGAAGGAGTCGAACGAAATTAAAACTCAGTTCAGCACACGGGAGGGCGTTTATAAACTCCTGCCGAACTCCGAGTACAGCCGACCGAACCGCGTGTCGTTCAACtcgcagggctcgaacccggtgAAAGTCTCGTTCGTGAACGTGAACGACCAATCCGGTAACGGCGAGAGAATCTGTTTCAATGTGGGCCGGGagctttacttttacatttataaaggCGTCAGGAAG GCCGCTGACTTGAGCAAACCTGTAGACAAGCGGATGTATAAGGGAACACTTCCCACGTGTCACGACTCTAACGTGCTGACCGCCACAGCGGAGAGCGTCTCGCTGCTCGTGGGCTTCTCTACAGGGCAAGTACAGCTCATTGACCCCATCAAAAAGGAAACCAGCAAACTTTTTAATGAAGAT AGACTAATTGAGAAGTCCCTGGTGACGTGTTTAAAGTGGGTGCCGGGTTCAGAGCAACTGTTCCTGGTGTCTCACAGCAGCGGATGTTTGTACCTGTACAATGTGGAGCACACCTGTGGAACGACTCCGCCGCATTACCAGCTCCTGAAGCAGGGCGAGAGCTACGCCGTTCACACCAACAAGAGCAAATCGGCCCGCAATCCTCTCCTCCGCTGGACGGTGGGCGAAGGCGCGGTCAACGAGTTTGCCTTCTCGCCCGACGGGAAGTTTCTGGCGTGCGCCGGTCAGGACGGCTTCCTGCGGGTGTTTTGCTTCGACACGGCAGAACTGCAAGGCAGCATGAAGAGCTACTTCGGCGGGCTCCTGTGCGTTTGCTGGAGCCCCGACGGACGGTACATAGTGACCGGTGGGGAAGACGACCTCGTGACGGTCTGGTCGTTTTCGGACTCCCGGGTTATCGCTCGCGGACGAGGGCACAAGTCGTGGGTGAGCGTCGTGGCGTTCGATCATTGCATCACTAGCGTTCAAGACTGCGAGGAATTCTGCGCGAGCGACGAAGACTTCCAGGACCAGGTGCAATTCAACGGAAGTCGCGAACGAGCAAATAGCGCGCAATCTAGACTATCCAATAGGAACTCTACGGATGGACGCGGCGTTAGCGTGACGTACCGGTTTGGCTCGGTCGGTCAGGACACCCAGTTATGCTTATGGGACCTTACAGAAGACATCCTGTTTCCGTTATCCAGAACCAGGACTCTTACGAACGCAATGAGCGGGGAAACCGGAACTATTTCTAACGGAAACAATAGCATGAATTCTCCTTTACCGCGGTCGAATAGTTTGCCACACTCGTCAGGCAGCAGCCCGAGCGGCAAACCCGCCAACAGCATCGTAGAAAGCGTCAACAAGTTCGCAACGTTAGCGTTGCACGAAATGCGTAAGGAGCCGACTCAGGAAAAGGAGCACAAACGCAATCACAGCATAAGCTACATCGGCAACAAGAGCAGCGACAAGCTCAACCAGATCATCGGCGCGCGAGCGGCTAAAACGCAGGCCGCTAAGACGCTGGGAACGAGCTGGTGTCCGCGCATGGAGGAAATCCCGCTGCTGGAGCCGCTGGTTTGTAAGAAAATCTCCCAGGAGAGACTCACTGTGCTGATCTTCCTCGAGGACTGTCTGGTCACCGCCTGTCAGGAGGGATTCGTTTGCACCTGGGCACGACCTGGAAAAGCG